Part of the Leptolyngbya sp. BL0902 genome, CCTGGGTACCCACGTCATGCGGCGGCGGGCGAGGGCGATCCAGCGCCTTGCCCCCATCGCCCAGGAGTGGCACCGGGCCATTAGCGGTCAGCGGGAAACCCTGCGTTTGCACTACCAGCCCAATGTCCCCCTTCAGGACGCCGCCGCCGCCGCCCCAGCTATCCAGGCCCAGTTTTTCGCCAAACTTCAGCAGCGGGCCGTAGCCGAACAGCACCAGCGCACCTCCCTGGTTGGCCCCCACCGGGATGATATCGACTTGATCATTAACGACACCCCCAGCCGCCAGTACGGTTCCCAAGGCCAGCAGCGCACCCTTGTCTTGGCCCTCAAGCTGGCAGAACTGCACTTGATTGAATCCGTCATCGGCGAACCGCCCCTGCTGCTGCTGGACGACGTACTGGCCGAACTGGATCTACACCGTCAAAACCAACTGCTAGAAGCAATTCAGGATCGATTTCAGACCATCATTACCACGACCCATCTAGGGGTTTTTGACAGTCAGTGGACGACCACCTCCCAGGTGTTGACGGTGAAGCAGGGGTGGATTGGGGAGTCGGGAATAGGGAATAGGAAATAGCGAATCGGCCTTGGCGGTACTCTGATTTTGATTTGGGTGGCGCAAGGGATTGGGGGCACCATGCAGCACCAGGATGTCTTCAATGGGTTTGCCCATGCGCTTATAGTTGAGACATAGAGGCAGAGCGAGGGCACACCATGGGCGCAGGAATTCAAGCCATTCTAGATCGGGCGTTAGATGGGGCTGACCTCACCCCGGAGGAGGGGCTAGCCCTGCTGCAAGCGGAGCAGGCGGCGGATATTGAGGCGATACGCTCCGTCGCGGATGCCCTCCGTCAGCGGCAGGTGGGCGATACCGTCACCTACGTCATCAACCGCAACATCAACTACACCAACATTTGCGAGCAGCACTGTAGTTTCTGCGCCTTTCGGCGGGATCAGGGTGAATCCGGCTCCTACTGGCTGGAGTTCGACACAATTCTCGCCAAAGCTGCCGATGCCGTGGCTCAGGGCGCAACGGAAATTTGTATGCAGGGCGGCCTCAACCCCTACGCCAAGGTTAACAACACTTCCCTCGGCTACTACCGCAAACTCATAGACACCATTAAATCCCAGTTTCCTCAGCTTCACCTCCACGCCTTTTCGCCCCAGGAGGTGCAGTTCATCGCCCGTGAGGATGGCCTCAGCTACGTCGAAGTTCTGCAATCGTTGCAAGAAGCCGGGGTAGGATCGTTGCCCGGAACAGCGGCGGAGGTGCTGGATGACGAGGTGCGGCGGGTGCTGTGTCCCGAAAAAATCAACAGCGCCACCTGGCTAGAGATTGTCGGACTGGCTCACCAAATCGGCCTGCCCACCACCAGCACCCTGCTATCGGGTCACATCGAAACTCCGGCCCAGCAAATCCACCATCTAGACCAGCTCCGCCAGTTACAGCAATCCGTCCTAAATCGAGGCACCGGGGCCGCCATCACCGAATTTATCCTGCTGCCCTTTGTGGGCCAAGAAGCGCCCAAACCTCTACGCCGCCGTGTCGGACGGGATCAGCCCATTCTCGCCGATGCCCTCAAACTCACGGCTGTAGCCCGGATTTATCTCGGCAACTGGATTCTCAATCACCAGCCCAGTTGGGTAAAATTGGGCCTCTCTGGGGCCACCGAAGCCCTGCGCTGGGGCTGCAACGATCTCGGCGGCACCCTGATGGAAGAACACATCACCTCCATGGCCGGAGCCCAGGGCGGCACCTGCATGACCGTGGACGCACTGCGGGGGGCCATCGCGTCCCTCGGTCGTCCGGCTCAGCAGCGGGATACGTTGTACAACCCAGTTCACACCCCAGAGCCCGCCCTAGTTTCACTAATTGGGTGATGGGGGAGGAAACACCGCCCCCGCCCGACAATCCCGCAGCCACAGCCGCACGGCCTGACCCACCACGCCCTGACTGCTTTCTTGGGGTGGTGTCAACCGCTGCTCGGCGAGGGGTCTAGCGGGGTCGCCCCCCAAGCTGGAATACAGCAGCACCGAACGCCATCCCCCCTCGGCCTGCACTAAAAATAACCAGTGAAACTGCTGCAACGACACCACCCGATTGCTGAGGTACTGCCGCTCCAGGGTCGTAAAAAACACCTGGCGAATGTCGGATTCTGAATCCAATCCGGCTCCAAAAGCCCGATCTGAAAGATCAATCGGTTCAAAGTCGGGCTGGCTGGCAATCAGCATGGTTCCCACCGGGCTAGGGGTTGGGGGCGTGGCTGAATCTTGGCCATCCGTGGTTGGGGGAACGACGGGCGGACGGAAACTGCGGGCCGCGACCAAGTTGGCATACTGGGGCAAGTCGCGCAGCAGGGTTGTCACCAGGGTTTCGTACTCCGCTGGGCAAGCTTCCGAGGGGCGCAGGTAAACCGGATCACTCGCTTCATTGACCGGGGAAGCATCGGGATCCCGTTCAGCATTGGGAGCTTCCGGGGTTGGGGTTGCGGGGGCCGGAATTTCGGGATCGGTTGGCAGCGGATCGCCCCATTCCAAACTAGCGTCATGGGGTGAGACTGAATCGAGGGATTGCGTTGGTTCAGGCGACTGACCTAGGGCAACCTGGGGCCAGGACATCGACATGGCGATCACGGCTAGGAGCGACAGACTCCATTTCTGAGTCTGTCGGTATGGGTGATGGGGATGATGTTGATGGTGGCGGGCGGTGCCCACCCTACGGTTGTTTGGGGGCATGGGGTAGCTTCTCGGCTTAGCCCCTACAGGTTAGCCCCTAGTTGAGGGCAGTGGCGCATTCATCGCAGATGCGCTGGAAGGCGGCGGCGGGGTCGGGGCTGGCGGTGATGGGCCGACCGATGACCAGATAGGTGGCTCCGGCCTGGAGGGCTTGGGCGGGGGTGAGGGTGCGCTGTTGGTCGTTGGTGCTGGCCCAGGTGGGGCGCACACCAGGGCAAACAAGGGCAAAGTCTGGGGGCAGGAAGCGCCTCAGTTGGCTAACTTCCTGGGGCGAACAGACCACGCCACCAAGGCCCACATCCTGGGTCATTTGGGCCATTTGTAGAACGTAGGCTTCTGGTTTCAGGGGCACTCGCAGTTCTGTGGCGAGGGCTTCGGCGGAAATGCTGGTGAGCAGCGTCACCGCCACAATTAGCGGTAAAGGGAGGTTCTGCGCGGCGGATTCGGCCTGGGCGGCGGACAGCGCAGCCGCTAGACCCATTTGTCCCGCCGAGGCGTGGAGGGTGAGGATATCGACCCCGTAGCGGGTGGCAGCGGCACAGGCTCCGGCCATGGTGTTGGGGATGTCGTGGAGCTTGAGATCTAGGAAAATTCGCTTGTCCCTGGCCTTGAGCTCCTGAAGCATCCCTGGCCCTGCGCTGATGAACAGCTCAAGACCCACCTTCCAAAAGCTCACCTGGGGCAGGCTGTCTATCAGCCTCAACGCCGCCTCAGCCGTGGGAACGTCTAGGGGCACGATGATCCGCTGATCCACCGTCAGCGCGTTGACCGTCAAACTATCCGTAGTCGAAATCGTCATGGGCGAAGACTCCAGGGAATAATCTACGGACATGGGGCAAATTGCTCGACAGCCATGGGGCAATTTACTCGATGGGCTAGGAATACTGAGGTTTCCCTTAGTTAGGGCGCACCAGCATCAGGGCTTGGCCAAATTCCACAGGCTCGGAGTTGTTGACCAGGATCTCTACAATTTCCCCGGAAACCTCGGCTTCTAGCTCGTTCATCAGCTTCATGGCTTCGATGATGCAGACGGTTTGGCCCGTGCTCACGCGGTCGCCCACATTCACAAAGGGCGGCTCATCGGGCGCAGGAGATCGGTAGAAGGTGCCCACCATGGGCGAACTGATGGTCAACAGGTCGGAGTGCTTGCCGGGGGGAGCGACTGGGGGGGTGGCTGGAGCCGCTGCTTCTGCGACGGGGGCCGCCACGTCCACAGGTTTAGCCGGGGCCGGAGCCACCGTTTCGGAGGACACCACCACGGTAGGCACAGTCGCCGCCGTCACCACCCCCTGCTTGCGGAGGGTGAGCTCAAAGGTGGAGCTTTTTAGGGTTAATTCGGCCACATCGCTCTGGCTCAGGGCGGCGACCAATTCTCTGACTTCGTTAACGTTTAGTTCCACTGAGCAACCCTCACTACCATCGTGCGTATATCCCGGTGATTCCCGATTTTAGGGGCAACCTGGCTTCTATCAATTCCCGCGCTCTGTTCTTCACCTCGGCCCTAGCCAGAACCAGGGCCCAGGGGAGGACGGCCTATTCCCGACCGAGGTAAGCGTCGGTGCGGGTGTCTACTTTAATGCGTTCTCCGATGGAAATAAACAGCGGCACCATCACCTGGGCTCCGGTCTCCAAAATGGCGGGTTTGGTGCCTCCGGTGGCGGTGTCGCCCTTCACACCGGGGTCGGTTTGGGTGACTTCCAGCACGATGGAATTGGGCAGTTCCACTTCCAGCACCTGACCATTCCAGGTGATGACGTTGACGCTCATCTCTTCCTTCAGGTACTTCACCCGATCCCCAATTTGGGCGGCGGTGAGGCGACCTTCTTCATAGGTTTCCATGTCCATGAAGACGAAGTCATCACCATCGCGGTAGGTGTGCTGCATTTCTTTCTTTTCAATCACCGCTTGGGGCACGGTTTCTCCGGCGCGGAAGGTGCGCTCTACGGTGTTGCCGGACTGCACGTTTTTGAGCTTGGTGCGCACAAAGGCCGACCCTTTACCAGGCTTAACGTGTAGAAATTCCACAACACGCCAAACAGAGCCATCAAGCTCAATGGTTGTACCGGGGCGGAAATCATTGCTGGAAATCATAACGCTGGCTCTAGTGGTCGGATAGATAATTGTTTTGGCATCTCATTTTACCCTTCAGTGGCCCTTTCCCCATGGTGAGTTCTGCCAGAATCTCGATAGCCTAGCTATGGCCGCTAGAAACAGGCTTTTGGCCCTAGGGGCTATGGCCAGGGCGAATTCGCCCACCTCCGTTTTTTGGCCAAGATCCAACAGTGTGACAAGATTGTAAGGGCGACCTCGCCCACGCAGTTGTTTGGTTTAGCAGGCAAGTTAAGAAACATGGCCAAAGGCATGACGATCAGCCGCCCTTGGTGGCAGCACGGTTCCCGCACCCTCCTCTCCGCCCTTGGGGTGCTGTTGGTGATGATGGGCGTGGGGGTGGGGCAGCCGAGTCAGGCCCAGGCCCTCAGTCTGGGTGGAACCCTAGACGCAACGATGACCGTGGCCTACCTGCCCCCCGGCAATGCCATCACCGAAGGGCGAGCGCTGC contains:
- the efp gene encoding elongation factor P; the encoded protein is MISSNDFRPGTTIELDGSVWRVVEFLHVKPGKGSAFVRTKLKNVQSGNTVERTFRAGETVPQAVIEKKEMQHTYRDGDDFVFMDMETYEEGRLTAAQIGDRVKYLKEEMSVNVITWNGQVLEVELPNSIVLEVTQTDPGVKGDTATGGTKPAILETGAQVMVPLFISIGERIKVDTRTDAYLGRE
- the accB gene encoding acetyl-CoA carboxylase biotin carboxyl carrier protein, which translates into the protein MELNVNEVRELVAALSQSDVAELTLKSSTFELTLRKQGVVTAATVPTVVVSSETVAPAPAKPVDVAAPVAEAAAPATPPVAPPGKHSDLLTISSPMVGTFYRSPAPDEPPFVNVGDRVSTGQTVCIIEAMKLMNELEAEVSGEIVEILVNNSEPVEFGQALMLVRPN
- the recF gene encoding DNA replication/repair protein RecF (All proteins in this family for which functions are known are DNA-binding proteins that assist the filamentation of RecA onto DNA for the initiation of recombination or recombinational repair.), with product MYLTHLALKHFRNYREQWVHFTAPKTILVGENAQGKSNLLEAVELLATLKSHRTSRDRDLVQQDQPLAQISASVQRDLGPAELALVLRAAGRRTTLLNGEKLRRQLDSLGTLNAVQFSSLDLNLVRGGPGERRAWLDTLLVQLEPIYAHILSQYNQALKQRNALIKRLYGDEEAAPPDRTELALWDAQLATLGTHVMRRRARAIQRLAPIAQEWHRAISGQRETLRLHYQPNVPLQDAAAAAPAIQAQFFAKLQQRAVAEQHQRTSLVGPHRDDIDLIINDTPSRQYGSQGQQRTLVLALKLAELHLIESVIGEPPLLLLDDVLAELDLHRQNQLLEAIQDRFQTIITTTHLGVFDSQWTTTSQVLTVKQGWIGESGIGNRK
- the cofH gene encoding 7,8-didemethyl-8-hydroxy-5-deazariboflavin synthase subunit CofH; translated protein: MGAGIQAILDRALDGADLTPEEGLALLQAEQAADIEAIRSVADALRQRQVGDTVTYVINRNINYTNICEQHCSFCAFRRDQGESGSYWLEFDTILAKAADAVAQGATEICMQGGLNPYAKVNNTSLGYYRKLIDTIKSQFPQLHLHAFSPQEVQFIAREDGLSYVEVLQSLQEAGVGSLPGTAAEVLDDEVRRVLCPEKINSATWLEIVGLAHQIGLPTTSTLLSGHIETPAQQIHHLDQLRQLQQSVLNRGTGAAITEFILLPFVGQEAPKPLRRRVGRDQPILADALKLTAVARIYLGNWILNHQPSWVKLGLSGATEALRWGCNDLGGTLMEEHITSMAGAQGGTCMTVDALRGAIASLGRPAQQRDTLYNPVHTPEPALVSLIG
- the pyrF gene encoding orotidine-5'-phosphate decarboxylase; the protein is MTISTTDSLTVNALTVDQRIIVPLDVPTAEAALRLIDSLPQVSFWKVGLELFISAGPGMLQELKARDKRIFLDLKLHDIPNTMAGACAAATRYGVDILTLHASAGQMGLAAALSAAQAESAAQNLPLPLIVAVTLLTSISAEALATELRVPLKPEAYVLQMAQMTQDVGLGGVVCSPQEVSQLRRFLPPDFALVCPGVRPTWASTNDQQRTLTPAQALQAGATYLVIGRPITASPDPAAAFQRICDECATALN